The proteins below are encoded in one region of Lonchura striata isolate bLonStr1 chromosome 1, bLonStr1.mat, whole genome shotgun sequence:
- the NME8 gene encoding thioredoxin domain-containing protein 3 codes for MAGKKKEIPFQTTITSQEQWDEMLQIKGIVVIDVYQAWCGPCKAVQNLLKKLRIDFSEDNVLHFAVAEADSIEILKPFRRSCEPVFLFSVHGKILAMVKGVNAPLITKIVTDLVQEERKIAAGEKERAEVEEIVFPEEGSSEESDEEAVEEEVLTYSVGIIKPDDVLAGRVEEIKNKIKDAGFDIKADEKRMLTEEQIRVFYARKKEEPDFDAFVQFMKSGPCHVLIITKKEASDAIPQWIDLHKTNESAEPEEPINLPGLKETESLVNLCDVEDSIEDASRHLAFFFPNFHTNKGKHPVERTLAIIRPTLLKERRNSIIQRIKDDGFQIAMQKEIILSEDQVRTFYKEHVDQDYFSVLLEQMTSGPTLILALTRENAVSHWRSLLGPKILEEAKENPESLRAQYAIENVPINQLHGSSTPSDAQKELEFFFPEEQTFALIKPDAAKTHKDEIMKKVKEAGFSISKVKEQALTREMAAHFYKDHEGKPFYEELVNFMTQGPSVIMVLSKENAVEEWRKLMGPTNPEEAKKTSPKSIRAQFAHDILSNAVHGSSNVEHAERSIQFAFGELDAD; via the exons ATGGCtggcaagaagaaagaaattccATTTCAG acCACAATAACCAGTCAAGAACAGTGGGATGAAATGCTGCAGATAAAGGGTATAGTAG TAATAGATGTGTATCAAGCTTGGTGTGGTCCTTGCAAAGCTGTGCAGAATTTATTGAAAAAACTAAGGATCGACTTTAGTGAAGACAATGTGCTACATTTTGCCGTG GCAGAAGCTGACAGCATTGAAATTCTGAAACCATTTAGGAGGAGCTGTGAACCTGTGTTTCTTTTTAGTGTT CATGGTAAAATTCTTGCAATGGTGAAAGGTGTAAATGCTCCTCTCATAACTAAGATAGTAACAGATCTAGTGcaagaagagaggaaaattgCAGCTGGAGAGAAGGAACGTGCTGAG GTAGAAGAAATCGTTTTTCCTGAGGAAGGTTCATCAGAAGAGTCTGATGAGGAGGCTGTAGAGGAAG aAGTACTCACTTATTCTGTTGGAATTATAAAGCCTGATGATGTCTTAGCAGGACGtgtagaagaaattaaaaacaag ATTAAAGATGCAGGATTTGACATTAAAGCAGATGAGAAGAGAATGCTTACTGAAGAGCAAATCAGAGTATTTTATGCCCGGAAAAAAGAAGAG CCTGACTTTGATGCATTCGTTCAATTCATGAAGAGTGGACCATGCCATGTTTTGATAATCACAAAAAAAGAAGCATCTGATGCTATTCCTCAGTGGATAGACCTACACAAAACAAATGAGTCTGCTGAGCCTGAGGAGCCAATCAA CttgccaggactcaaggaaactGAGAGTCTGGTAAATTTATGTGATGTGGAAGACAGTATTGAAGATGCCAGCAGACACCTTGCATTCTTTTTCCCAAACTTTCATACAAATAAGGGAAAACATCCCGTTGAAAGGACTTTGGCCATAATTAGACCTACTCTCTTGAAGGAAAGGCGAA ATTCCATCATTCAAAGGATAAAGGATGATGGTTTCCAAATAGCAatgcagaaagaaataattctATCTGAGGACCAAGTACGTACATTTTACAAAGAGCATGTAGATCAAGACTACTTCTCAGTCCTTCTAGAGCAAATGACCAG TGGTCCAACTCTTATATTGGCTCTAACACGAGAAAATGCTGTGTCACACTGGAGAAGTTTACTAGGTCCAAAGATCCTTGAAGAGGCTAAGGAAAATCCAGAGAG TTTGCGTGCACAGTATGCCATTGAAAATGTACCCATCAATCAGCTGCATGGCAGCTCTACACCCAGTGATGCTCAGAAGGAACTAGAGTTCTTCTTCCCTGAGGAACAAACCTTTGCATTAATCAAACCTGATGCTGCTAAGACTCATAAAG atgaaattatgaaaaaagtTAAAGAGGCTGGGTTTAGCATCTCAAAGGTAAAAGAACAAGCTTTAACTCGTGAAATGGCTGCACACTTTTACAAGGATCATGAAGGAAAACCCTTTTATGAAGAGTTGGTGAATTTTATGACACA GGGTCCATCAGTGATAATGGTCTTATCAAAGGAAAATGCAGTGGAAGAATGGAGGAAACTAATGGGTCCAACCAATCCAGAAGAAGCAAAGAAGACCTCCCCTAAGTCAATTCGGGCTCAGTTTGCACATGATATTTTGTCTAATGCTGTTCATGGTTCATCTAATGTAGAACACGCAGAGAGAAGCATTCAGTTTGCATTTGGAGAGCTGGATGCAGACTAA